TGACCAAACACGACGGAGGCCCGGCGCGTAGCGCCGGGCCTCCGTCGGAACTGCCAATCAGCCGGAAGCCTCGGACAGATCGATTCCAAACTCCTCGCAGAGTTCCTGAGCCATCTTCATGAACTCTATGGCTGCCTCCCTTGCCCGCGGCTCATCGGTCTCCCGGAGAGAGCGAATGGCCTCCTTGGCGTGAACTGCCTGCACCGCCTTATCGTGATCCGCCACGGACGTCCGCGACGACGGCACGACCGTCTTCGGCTTCTGTTCGACCGGCTCGGCGAAACCGAGGAACGCAGCTGCCTCTTGGAGGGTCTTCTCCGTGATCTTCTTCCGTGAAGCCTCTGCCCAGGTCTGGCGGACCGCGTCCGGTCCGAACGACTTGAGGACAGGACACAGGGGCCGGAGATGCTTCTCGACGAGCTCCATCGAGGTCACCGACTCGAGTGCCATGACGACCGGCGCCGCCCGGATGATCTTGTTGGCGTAGTTCTTCCCGAACCCAAAACGCGCCTTGATCAAAGCGTCGAAGTCAGGGAGTCCGAGCACCTCCCACAGCTTCTCCTCCTTGATGGCCAGGAAGTTCTGCCCCTGCACAATCATCTTCTGCTGCTTGACGCGCTGTTCGTTGGCGCGACCCGCCATCTCGGCCTGAGCGATCCCTCGGGCGTAGTGAGCCAGGCGTTCTTTCGGGTCTTCGCTCTGCGGCCGCGTGAAGGGACGAATCTCGACGTACCCATTCTGATCACGGTCTGCGGGCAGCTGAACCAGCCCATCGCCATCGTCTCCAGGTAGCAGGAGCTCGCTCCCGGCGTCATCACCGTGCGCCTCTTCAACCCCGTGGCTGGTGCCGTCGGGTAGATCGCCGGAGAGTCCCTCGCCGGAGGTCTCGCCAGATGCAGGGCTGCCGTCGCTGCGACCTTCCCCGTGTTCATCAGTATCGGCGGTGGCTTCGACCTGATCCTCAGCTGCTTGAGCCTTCTGCTGCTCGGCCTGCCGCTCGGCCTCCCACTCGGCACGAACCTGCTCTCGGGTTCGAACGGCTGGAACTGCCCCGCCCTCTGGCTGACCGCTCGTCGATCCTTTCGGGAGAGACGAGGGCCGGTACTTGCTCATGCTGCGAGCTCCTTAGCCAGTTTCCGCATCGCCTCAGCCTGCGGGCAGTCAGCGGCGTACTGGAACAGCGGGATTTCATAGTCCGAAGACTCACGACCCTCGATGCTGTCCTTCAACTCCGCCAGGACGATGGGGGAGTGGAGGGTGTTCCACTCGTCGTAGAACCCCTTCGTCACCGTGCCCTTCCGCGAGTCGTAGGCGTTGATGATGAATCCGAGCTGATCGACCTCGATCCGCATGTTCTTACACGTGGTGTCGATCTGCCCCTTGAGGAGGTTGTAGGCACGGAAGGATGAGCGGTCCGACCAGACCGGGATGAGGATCCCGGAGTGGTCGATCAGCTCCCCGGGCCGGCGATGGACGAAGTCGATCGCGAGCTCCATGCCCAGTCCGAGGTTCGGGGGTCCGTCGAGAACGATCACGTCGTAGTCGTCCTCGACCGGCTCGAGGGCCCTTCGGAGGCACGTGTCGCGGCCGGCAGACATCGTGGCGAGAGCTGCATCCATGAGGAACGCGTCCTCGAACACCGGCAGTATGTGGAGGCGGCCGTCGAACATCGGGCCTGGGTTGATCTCCCGCCCCTCCATCGGCACTTCCTCGAGCGCGATGATCGAGCGTCGAAGGTGCTGGGTCGCCTTACCGAGCATGTGCTGAAGGAGGCTGTCACCACCTGTCGGCAGCTCAGCGACTTGAAGTCGAGCTGAGAGGTGACCCTGCGGGTCGTAGTCGACGATCAGGACCTTCAGGCCGAGTTCGGCGAAAGCTTGGGCGAGGGCTGCCGCGATGAACGTCTTCCCTACGCCCCCCTTCTGGTTGCCGACGAGGATGCGCTTGACCGGCTGTCGAACCAGCCGGTCAACGGGGGAGGGGTGGCGAAGAAGCCAGTAGGTGATCGCCTGAGCGATGCCCTGAACCTTCGTCAGGTTCCTTGCGTCACACTCTCGCTCGAAGCGCTCGACGCCACCAGCGGGCACGTAGGAGGCCCAGGACTTCGCGCCCTTGACGTCGACCTTGTCGACGTCGGCGTTCTCGTACCAGAGGTTCAGCGCGTTCACGATGGCGTCGGAGACGTTCAGGCCGTGCTCGGCAGCGCGGATCTTCAAGTCCCTACGCATCTCCGGCATGACGTTGGCGATGAGTTTTTCAGTGCCGGATTCACTGTTGGGGGTGGTCATGGAGGGCAACATATCAGTCACCGACATGTCAGTGCGGTAGGCTGCCAGGAGTCGCCCAAGATGATCATGTTTCCGGTGTCCATACTGCGCTAATTGGGGGACTCCCCGCGGCGCTAGTGGGACATACCGGGCACAGAACATCGCCTGCCTCACTCGACTGCCGGTCCGTCACCTGCGCGTGTGACTGACTAACTTGTACGTCTCAGCGGCCTCGATGTCACGACGATCCCAACTCACCGCACCTCCTCGCGATCCAACCCTCAAACGCGGTCAGGTTCCGCGCCGGATGAGGCCTTGGAACAGCCAGCGCACCGATAGGTCAGCGCGACGGTTCGTCCGCTGCTCCATGTCAAACGCCGGCTCATCGGCATTCGCTTGGCTGTCTTGCACGACTCGTCGACGTGGGTACCTGGGGTACCCGCTGTCCGCCTCCTGCGAGTTCTGCAGCTCCACCGGCGCGCAGATGTTGGATGCGTTTCCACATCAGCGCGGCGCGCAACAAGCGCAAAACCGCACACGAAATTGAGCGGCGGAATAGTTTTCAAGTCGCCAAAATAAATTACGAAACTGAACTCTACTTTGCCCTGTGAGTTGTCGTTCTGCTCCGGGAAAATGAACGCGTCTGATAGTCAACTGATTGAGCGCCACGCCCGACAAAACCAGCAACACCGCAGGTCAGCGAGGGTGTATGGTACGAGCCTCTAATTGAATTTCGCGATTCTCGATTACTCGAATAGGGTCGCAAAATCCAGAGGGTCAGGACTCCTGCGCCTGGCAGCCCGCATGGGTAGCGCCCACTTTTTAGGCTCACTTGTTTCTGTTCTCGACGCGAGGAGGAGCGGTGCTGATGACCACCTGTGCAGCACACGCGTTCACCAAGCGTGCGGCGATCAGCGCGCCAGGGCCGGAACTTATCCACAGGCGCGAGCTTGCAGGATGCCTCGAACGCGAAGAGGCCCGGGATCTGCGGTCCCGGGCCGTTCGCACTGCGTGGAGGGGGTGATGTCCAGCCAGATCGCTTGCTGAGTGCCGGTGTCGCCGTGTCCGACCGATTCGGGCCGCGGTGACGGTGTCCCCTTCCCTCCTCGATTATGGAGCAGATCATCTCTGTCCGTACGAGGGCTGGCTCAGTCGTGCCTGAAACGGTGCGGGAGTCGGCTCGTTCGAAGCGTTCTGGCTCGTCGTGGCGGCGTCTTCCGCGGCGGGGCGAGGTTGTCGAGATGGCGGGTCCGGTCCCGGAGTGGGGCCCTGGCGATCCGCTGGCGTTGAGTCGTGGGATGCGCGCGCGGTTGTTCACCGCGGTGCGGTCTCTGCTGGCTGATGCGTCGCTTCAGGGTGCGCCGGATGC
This portion of the Streptomyces sp. NBC_01264 genome encodes:
- a CDS encoding ParA family protein, producing MTTPNSESGTEKLIANVMPEMRRDLKIRAAEHGLNVSDAIVNALNLWYENADVDKVDVKGAKSWASYVPAGGVERFERECDARNLTKVQGIAQAITYWLLRHPSPVDRLVRQPVKRILVGNQKGGVGKTFIAAALAQAFAELGLKVLIVDYDPQGHLSARLQVAELPTGGDSLLQHMLGKATQHLRRSIIALEEVPMEGREINPGPMFDGRLHILPVFEDAFLMDAALATMSAGRDTCLRRALEPVEDDYDVIVLDGPPNLGLGMELAIDFVHRRPGELIDHSGILIPVWSDRSSFRAYNLLKGQIDTTCKNMRIEVDQLGFIINAYDSRKGTVTKGFYDEWNTLHSPIVLAELKDSIEGRESSDYEIPLFQYAADCPQAEAMRKLAKELAA